One Perognathus longimembris pacificus isolate PPM17 unplaced genomic scaffold, ASM2315922v1 HiC_scaffold_5237, whole genome shotgun sequence DNA window includes the following coding sequences:
- the Prdm14 gene encoding PR domain zinc finger protein 14, whose protein sequence is MALPQPAGAALLAAAGGPLGFPGRRAPPGRLLRAVPELRPLRGPAALPAARGRPPRARPGPLRPGAARAEPRRGPAGRAFTQEELHFVLYGAAPHPEPRVRRHHARSGRPAPAESSGPDHLPPALDNDSLQLPEGLCIMQTMVGSIPRVGVFCSNFIAKGIRFGPFQGKVVNASEVKTHRDNSLMWEIFEDGHLSHFVDGKGTGHWMSYVNCARFPKEQNLMAVQYHGQIFYESCKEVYQNQELLVWYGNCYEKFLDIPVSLHAPEQGQQPAGRSEESAEGYRCERCGKVFTYRYYRDKHLKYTPCVDRGDRKFPCSLCKRSFEKRDRLRIHVLHVHEKHRPYLCSICGKCFSQSSSLNKHMRVHSGDRPYQCVYCTKKFTASSILRTHLRQHSGEKPFKCKHCGKPFASHAAHDSHVRRSHKEGGEGGPCHLCGASSPEPRRPGQRRPRPSRALALRPGTQTPGVLGRKTSPFPRPGAAPRHPDSRRPGQEDLAVPAPWRCAPAPRLPASWAGRPRRSRALALRPGTQTPGVRGSGDLALPASWRCAPAPRAPASWAGRPRRSRALALRPGTQSPASWRGWTRGWTRPWLVLAETLCTAAREDEPTQEERKCREVGAEEESEGPAGPRTPGRTDALPRHWEALRRV, encoded by the exons ATGGCGCTGCCGCAGCCCGCGGGGGCCGCGCTCCTGGCCGCGGCGGGCGGCCCGCTGGGGTTCCCgggccgccgcgccccgcccggccgcctGCTGCGCGCCGTTCCCGAGCTACGGCCCCTGCGGGGACCCGCGGCCCTGCCCGCCGCCCGCGGCCGCCCGCCGCGCGCTCGCCCCGGCCCCCTGCGCCCCGGCGCCGCCCGAGCTGAGCCCCGACGGGGCCCTGCGGGGCGAGCC TTCACCCAGGAGGAGCTGCACTTCGTCTTGTACGGCGCCGCCCCGCACCCCGAGCCGCGAGTCCGCCGGCACCACGCGAGGTCGGGCCGCCCGGCCCCCGCGGAGAGCTCTG GGCCAGATCATCTTCCTCCAGCCTTGGATAACGACTCGCTCCAGCTTCCAGAAG GTCTCTGCATCATGCAGACTATGGTTGGCAGCATCCCGCGTGTCGGTGTGTTCTGTAGCAATTTCATTGCCAAAGGAATCCGGTTCGGTCCCTTTCAGGGTAAAGTGGTCAATGCTAGTGAAGTCAAGACCCACAGGGACAACTCTCTGATGTGGGAG ATCTTTGAAGATGGTCACTTGAGCCATTTTGTGGATGGAAAAGGTACAGGGCACTGGATGTCTTATGTCAACTGTGCCCGCTTCCCCAAGGAGCAGAACCTGATGGCAGTACAGTATCATGGGCAGATATTTTATGAGAGTTGCAAGGAAGTCTACCAGAACCAGGAGCTCCTGGTGTGGTATGGAAACTGCTATGAGAAATTCCTGGACATTCCCGTGAGCCTTCACGCCCCTGAGCAGGGCCAGCAGCCAGCTGGGCGATCGGAAG AGTCTGCAGAAGGCTACCGGTGCGAGAGGTGCGGGAAGGTGTTTACTTACAGATATTACAGAGACAAGCACCTCAAGTACACCCCATGTGTGGACAGGGGGGACAGGAAGTTTCCCTGTTCTCTCTGCAAACGATCCTTTGAAAAGCGGGACCGGCTCCGGATCCACGTCCTTCACGTCCATGAGAAGCACCGGCCTTACCTG tgTTCTATCTGTGGGAAATGCTTCTCGCAGTCCTCCAGCCTGAACAAGCATATGCGGGTGCACTCTGGAGACAGGCCATACCAGTGTGTGTACTGCACGAAG AAATTCACGGCGTCCAGCATCCTCCGCACGCACCTCCGGCAGCACTCGGGGGAGAAGCCCTTCAAGTGCAAGCACTGCGGGAAGCCCTTCGCCTCGCACGCCGCCCACGACAGCCACGTGCGCCGCTCGCACAAGGAGGGCGGCGAGGGGGGCCCCTGCCACCTCTGCGGGGCCTCCAGCCCGG AGCCCCGGCGTCCTGGGCAGCGGAGACCTCGCCCTTCCCGCGCCCTGGCGCTGCGCCCCGGCACCCAGACTCCCGGCGTCCTGGGCAGGAAGACCTCGCCGTTCCCGCGCCCTGGCGCTGCGCCCCGGCACCCAGACTCCCGGCGTCCTGGGCAGGAAGACCTCGCCGTTCCCGCGCCCTGGCGCTGCGCCCCGGCACCCAGACTCCCGGCGTCCTGGGCAGGAAGACCTCGCCGTTCCCGCGCCCTGGCGCTGCGCCCCGGCACCCAGACTCCCGGCGTCCGGGGCAGCGGAGACCTCGCCCTTCCCGCGTCCTGGCGCTGCGCCCCGGCACCCAGAGCCCCGGCGTCCTGGGCAGGAAGACCTCGCCGTTCCCGCGCCCTGGCGCTGCGCCCCGGCACCCAGAGCCCGGCGTCCTGGCGCGGATGGACGCGGGGATGGACGCGGCCGTGGCTGGTGCTCGCGGAAACGCTCTGCACTGCCGCGCGCGAGGACGAGCCCACCCAGGAAGAGCGGAAGTGTAGGGAGGTGGGTGCTGAAGAGGAGTCAGAAGGCCCAGCAGGCCCCCGGACCCCCGGACGGACGGACGCCCTCCCGAGGCACTGGGAAGCGCTTCGGAGGGTGTGA